The following proteins come from a genomic window of Gimesia sp.:
- a CDS encoding calcineurin-like phosphoesterase family protein: protein MRRFTLTTMLLAGMFLLTQQGLSRAESSGKTATGYVFHDANQNRKFDAGEKTLPGVAVSNGLKVVRTDENGKYELPVTDDTILFVIKPRNWRTPLSKNLTPEFYYIHKPKGSPKSHFAGVAPTGPLPESVDFPLYPQKEPNQFRALFFGDPQPRDQKEIDYIAHDVIEDLVGTDASFGVTLGDILFDDLSLFESQARGIALLGIPWYNVIGNHDINYDAPNDKLSDETFERAFGPSYYSFDYGTVHFIVLDDIEWIVTDESKKNKKKKGKYQGGLGKEQIEFVKNDLQQIPEDQLVVLMMHIPLVGVEDRQDLYRLIEKRPFCMSISGHTHHHEHRFITKEDGWRGAKPHHHIINVTVSGSWWSGAPDERGIPHTMMADGAPNGYSIITFDGKEYNLDFRAAGRAAKYQMNIIAPEAVTVDKVAETNVMVNVFNGSEKSKVEMQIGESGSWAPMERIVTIDPSFKKLSETENGVEAKAYRDLPKAKNSTHLWQAKLPDGLKAGTHLLRIRTVEMDGDEHVAGRVIRITPAKPSEKTASTEK from the coding sequence ATGCGTCGCTTCACACTGACTACCATGCTGCTGGCAGGAATGTTCCTGCTGACCCAGCAGGGGCTGAGCCGGGCGGAATCGTCAGGTAAAACTGCCACCGGATATGTATTTCATGATGCTAACCAGAACCGGAAGTTCGATGCGGGCGAGAAAACGCTGCCGGGCGTTGCGGTCTCGAATGGCCTCAAGGTGGTTCGCACCGATGAAAACGGAAAGTATGAACTGCCCGTTACCGATGACACCATTCTGTTCGTCATCAAACCCCGCAACTGGCGGACACCGCTGAGCAAGAATCTCACACCCGAGTTCTATTACATTCATAAACCCAAGGGCTCACCCAAGTCACACTTCGCCGGCGTCGCTCCCACCGGACCGCTGCCAGAATCGGTCGACTTTCCCCTTTATCCGCAGAAAGAGCCTAATCAGTTCCGCGCCCTCTTTTTCGGTGATCCACAGCCCCGCGATCAGAAAGAGATCGACTACATCGCCCATGATGTAATCGAAGACCTCGTCGGCACCGATGCTTCGTTCGGCGTCACGCTGGGCGACATTCTGTTCGACGATCTGTCGCTGTTCGAATCGCAGGCACGGGGCATCGCCCTCTTGGGAATTCCCTGGTACAACGTGATCGGCAACCACGACATCAACTATGATGCCCCCAACGATAAGTTGAGCGATGAAACATTCGAGCGGGCCTTCGGTCCCTCTTATTACTCCTTCGATTACGGCACCGTGCATTTCATCGTGCTGGACGACATCGAATGGATCGTCACCGACGAATCAAAGAAGAACAAAAAGAAAAAAGGGAAATACCAGGGTGGTCTCGGCAAGGAGCAGATCGAATTCGTCAAGAACGATCTGCAGCAGATTCCCGAAGATCAGCTCGTCGTCCTGATGATGCACATCCCGCTGGTCGGCGTCGAAGATCGCCAGGACCTGTACCGCCTGATTGAAAAGCGTCCCTTCTGTATGTCCATTTCCGGTCATACCCACCACCACGAACACCGCTTCATCACCAAAGAAGATGGCTGGCGGGGGGCGAAGCCACACCATCACATCATCAATGTGACCGTCAGCGGCAGCTGGTGGTCCGGTGCGCCGGATGAACGGGGCATTCCGCATACGATGATGGCCGACGGTGCTCCCAACGGTTATTCCATCATTACCTTTGACGGTAAAGAATATAACCTGGACTTTCGAGCCGCCGGTCGGGCTGCAAAATACCAGATGAATATCATCGCCCCCGAAGCGGTCACAGTTGACAAGGTCGCGGAAACCAACGTGATGGTTAACGTATTTAACGGCTCAGAAAAATCGAAGGTGGAAATGCAGATCGGCGAGTCCGGCAGCTGGGCTCCCATGGAGCGGATTGTCACCATCGATCCCAGCTTCAAGAAACTCTCCGAAACGGAGAACGGCGTCGAAGCGAAAGCTTATCGCGATCTCCCCAAGGCCAAGAACTCAACCCATCTCTGGCAGGCCAAGCTGCCCGACGGATTGAAAGCGGGCACGCATCTGCTGCGGATCCGCACGGTCGAGATGGACGGCGACGAACATGTCGCGGGACGCGTCATTCGCATCACCCCCGCGAAACCATCCGAGAAGACAGCGTCTACTGAAAAGTAG
- a CDS encoding DUF1559 domain-containing protein encodes MLRLISSESVTGKNRRGFTLIELLVVIAIIAILIALLLPAVQQAREAARRSQCKNNLKQLGLALQNYHDTHGVFPPGGVIGLCGGTPPTNLTGLQECTDQHSLGGNWLLYILPQMEQSSLWDKAAPVLNGRDPLDYMNNIFGHWSPAAYRCPSHPWDRRSNVAFRSIEHMSRGNYAANYGNGNLTDSYTNASGGIFTINSSIGIRDIKDGTSNTLLTGEVNYINDNTSDARGAWVYSGMGGSAFSTGRNPNSTTADILAKCSNTAEMPCTEANDGTQIAALRSQHTGGVQVGLADGSCRFISENISQTIYQALGTRANREVIDNF; translated from the coding sequence ATGTTACGTCTGATTTCGTCCGAGTCCGTTACCGGAAAAAACCGTCGTGGTTTTACTCTGATTGAACTGCTCGTGGTCATCGCGATCATTGCGATTCTGATCGCGCTGCTGTTGCCCGCAGTGCAGCAGGCCCGCGAAGCTGCCCGCCGCAGTCAATGTAAAAACAATCTCAAACAGCTGGGCCTGGCCCTGCAGAACTACCACGACACGCACGGGGTCTTCCCTCCTGGTGGTGTCATCGGTCTGTGCGGCGGTACTCCCCCCACCAACCTGACCGGTCTCCAGGAATGTACCGATCAGCACAGCCTGGGAGGCAACTGGTTGCTCTACATCCTGCCACAAATGGAACAGAGCTCGCTCTGGGATAAAGCTGCTCCCGTGTTGAATGGTCGTGACCCTCTGGATTACATGAACAATATCTTCGGGCACTGGAGCCCCGCTGCTTACCGTTGCCCCAGTCATCCCTGGGATCGCCGCAGTAACGTCGCGTTTCGCTCAATCGAGCACATGTCCCGCGGTAACTACGCTGCCAACTACGGAAACGGCAATCTGACCGATTCCTACACGAATGCCTCTGGTGGCATCTTCACGATTAACTCTTCGATCGGGATTCGGGACATCAAAGATGGGACCAGTAACACCCTGCTGACCGGGGAAGTAAACTACATCAACGATAATACGTCCGATGCCCGTGGTGCCTGGGTTTACTCCGGCATGGGCGGATCTGCCTTCAGTACCGGCCGCAATCCGAACAGCACGACCGCGGATATTCTGGCAAAATGTTCCAACACCGCTGAAATGCCCTGTACGGAAGCGAATGACGGAACCCAGATCGCTGCTCTGCGGAGTCAGCATACCGGGGGGGTTCAGGTTGGACTGGCCGACGGTTCCTGTCGCTTCATTTCTGAAAATATCAGTCAGACCATCTACCAGGCCCTGGGCACCCGTGCCAACCGGGAAGTAATTGATAACTTCTAA
- a CDS encoding DUF1559 domain-containing protein, with protein sequence MLLRFSRPAGARTAVAVHRRGFTLIELLVVIAIIAILIALLLPAVQQAREAARRSQCKNNLKQLGIALQNYHDTHGVFPPGGVIGTCAGNPPTNISGSQECSGQSLGGNWLIYILPQMEQSSLWENAAPILNTNNPLDSMNNVFGHYAPAAFRCPSHPWDRRSNVAFRALEHMSRGNYAANYGSGNLTESYTNTHAGVFTINSAIGIRDIKDGTSNTLLTGEIMYNNDNTSDARGAWVYSGMGGSAFSTGLNPNSTTADILASCSTTTELPCTAGNDGTQIAASRSHHTGGVQVGLADGSCRFISENISQAIYQALGTRANSEVIDNF encoded by the coding sequence ATGCTTCTTCGCTTTTCGCGCCCTGCCGGCGCGCGTACTGCCGTTGCAGTACATCGTCGTGGTTTTACTTTGATCGAGTTGCTGGTGGTAATCGCGATTATCGCCATTCTGATTGCGTTACTGTTACCCGCTGTGCAGCAGGCTCGTGAAGCCGCACGTCGCAGCCAGTGCAAAAACAATCTCAAGCAGTTGGGGATTGCACTGCAGAACTATCATGATACGCACGGCGTCTTCCCTCCCGGTGGAGTGATTGGAACCTGTGCCGGAAATCCTCCGACCAATATTTCCGGCAGCCAGGAATGCAGTGGTCAGAGCCTGGGTGGCAACTGGCTGATCTACATTCTGCCCCAGATGGAACAGAGTTCCCTGTGGGAAAATGCAGCTCCGATTCTGAATACGAATAATCCGCTGGACAGCATGAATAACGTGTTTGGACATTATGCTCCCGCAGCATTCCGCTGCCCCAGCCATCCCTGGGATCGTCGCAGTAACGTCGCGTTCCGTGCCCTGGAGCACATGTCACGTGGCAACTACGCTGCCAACTACGGTTCCGGCAACCTGACAGAGTCTTACACGAACACCCATGCAGGTGTCTTTACCATCAACTCTGCGATCGGGATTCGGGACATCAAAGACGGTACCAGTAATACCCTGCTGACCGGCGAGATCATGTACAACAACGACAACACTTCTGATGCTCGTGGTGCCTGGGTTTATTCCGGCATGGGTGGTTCCGCTTTCAGCACGGGTTTAAACCCGAACTCGACCACTGCCGACATCCTGGCCAGCTGTAGCACCACTACCGAGTTGCCTTGTACCGCCGGAAACGACGGAACCCAGATTGCGGCTTCCCGCAGTCATCATACCGGGGGCGTCCAGGTCGGACTGGCCGACGGTTCCTGCCGGTTTATCTCGGAAAATATCAGTCAGGCCATCTATCAGGCCCTGGGAACCCGTGCGAACAGTGAAGTGATTGATAACTTCTAA
- a CDS encoding endonuclease/exonuclease/phosphatase family protein — MLQSCRFSSPSLFKCSLWLTVIALVFSSSLETQRVQAADSVRVLCYNIHYGQGTDGKYDVARLAKVIAQTKPDLVALQEVDVGVKRSNRVHEAQRLSELTGLEVRFGPTQHYEGGLFGNAVLTRLPILDVMIQPLPYTESTPERVTYPRGAIVVTVKGPDGKPLRFISTHFQHNVPEDRVAEAKAINQYFASESEVPTILAGDMNARPEEEPIQVLLKRWTNAIDKDASPTAPSTKPRSRIDYIFYRPAARFEVIETKVINEPLASDHRPVFAILKLTQE; from the coding sequence ATGCTGCAGTCTTGCCGTTTCTCAAGCCCCTCTTTATTTAAATGTTCGCTCTGGCTGACAGTCATCGCTCTCGTCTTCAGTTCCAGTCTTGAAACACAGCGTGTGCAGGCCGCTGATTCTGTGCGTGTGCTCTGTTACAACATTCATTACGGACAGGGAACTGACGGCAAATACGATGTAGCCCGACTGGCGAAGGTGATTGCACAGACTAAGCCGGACCTGGTCGCCCTGCAGGAAGTCGACGTAGGTGTAAAACGCTCCAATCGTGTTCACGAAGCACAGCGCCTGTCGGAACTGACGGGGCTCGAAGTTCGCTTCGGACCGACGCAGCATTATGAAGGGGGGCTGTTTGGGAATGCAGTGCTGACGCGCCTGCCGATTCTGGATGTCATGATTCAGCCACTCCCCTATACCGAAAGTACTCCCGAACGGGTGACTTATCCGCGGGGCGCAATCGTCGTGACCGTGAAGGGTCCCGATGGGAAGCCGCTGCGATTCATCAGCACGCACTTTCAACATAATGTGCCTGAGGATCGAGTCGCGGAAGCCAAAGCCATCAATCAGTATTTCGCGTCCGAGTCTGAAGTCCCCACGATCCTTGCGGGAGACATGAATGCCCGCCCGGAAGAAGAGCCGATTCAGGTTCTGCTCAAACGCTGGACCAACGCCATCGATAAAGACGCGTCCCCAACCGCGCCTTCGACGAAGCCCCGCTCCCGGATTGATTACATCTTTTATCGACCGGCTGCCCGTTTTGAAGTCATCGAAACCAAAGTCATCAATGAACCGCTGGCCTCGGATCACCGTCCGGTGTTTGCCATCCTGAAACTCACACAGGAGTAA
- a CDS encoding c-type cytochrome has protein sequence MRNCLSWMCLVALLLTSVTQSVRGAEQQATPVSSIRVQPGFQVELLRSAQSGESSWISMTFDDRGRVILGLDDVGLGRLTFNDNTDKVAFEKIDDKLKHCRGVLYAHDSLYISETNGEGLHRFQDTNGDGQFDQRQLLKPLDYRSRFGHGSNQLVLGPDKNIYLVVGNDVSFPEGVSPQSPYRDPQNDQLLPNPHDAGQDNRVGYILKTDPAGKTWEILAGGFRNQVDIAFNPEGEMFTYDADMEWDIGQPWYRPTRINHIIPGGEYGWRWGTGKWPEYYADSLPSTLNTGLGSPTGMVFGTESHFPPRFKNAMYIADWQNGRILLVDLIPAGASYQCQYEVFLEGGPLNVCDMQFGPDGALYFITGGRGSQSGLYRVTPRADQSPTSQAPEISAQDRQQGETARQLRRNLEPYLNSPVPEIDVLWTHLSSDDRWLRFTARKALENQDVSRWRERALSETKPVAAIEALIALCHQGTPQDRDAVLTALNRIEISALSQEQLLALLRAYELSCIRLGKPTSAQAATIRERLSPLFPHATSSANHMLCELLVYLNDESVVPRAMTLLADTSPQEDQIRTARALTQASRGWTPDTQRQFLAWLGMARHFTGGKQLTERLRDIRVDFLKLLSDTQQQEFREEIAALDKPLEVEEVVPARPVVKDWQLTDLEPHLVSVTQNRSFKNARQALLAANCLKCHRIGSTGAQIGPDLSNVGKRFDSRAILESIIEPSKVMDPKYLYTVYVLSSGKIVTGRPVGVSKTTITVETDPIRQTTVPVLREEIEEAVLSKTSPMPASLINVLTQEDILDLLAYLKAGGDPGAAAFQQSN, from the coding sequence ATGCGAAACTGTCTTTCCTGGATGTGCCTTGTCGCACTGCTGCTCACGAGTGTCACTCAGAGTGTGCGCGGTGCAGAACAACAGGCGACGCCGGTGAGCTCGATCCGCGTGCAGCCCGGCTTTCAGGTGGAGTTGCTGCGTTCGGCGCAGTCGGGAGAAAGCTCCTGGATCAGCATGACATTCGATGATCGGGGACGCGTGATCCTGGGACTGGACGATGTCGGCCTGGGTCGGCTCACTTTCAATGATAATACCGACAAGGTCGCGTTCGAAAAAATCGACGACAAATTAAAACACTGTCGCGGTGTGTTGTATGCCCACGACAGCCTGTATATCAGTGAGACGAACGGCGAGGGGCTGCATCGCTTCCAGGATACGAATGGCGACGGTCAGTTCGATCAGCGGCAGTTGTTGAAACCACTGGATTACCGCAGCCGGTTCGGACATGGCAGCAATCAGCTCGTACTCGGCCCCGACAAAAACATCTATCTCGTCGTCGGTAATGATGTGTCGTTTCCGGAGGGAGTCTCCCCTCAGTCTCCCTATCGCGATCCGCAGAACGATCAGTTGCTGCCCAACCCGCACGACGCCGGTCAGGACAATCGTGTCGGCTACATTCTTAAGACCGACCCGGCTGGGAAAACCTGGGAGATTCTCGCAGGGGGATTTCGGAACCAGGTCGACATCGCCTTTAACCCCGAGGGGGAGATGTTTACTTACGACGCCGACATGGAATGGGACATCGGCCAACCCTGGTATCGCCCGACCCGCATAAATCATATTATTCCCGGCGGCGAGTATGGCTGGCGGTGGGGAACCGGCAAATGGCCCGAGTATTATGCAGACAGTCTGCCCAGCACGCTGAATACGGGGCTGGGTTCTCCGACCGGGATGGTCTTCGGCACCGAGAGTCACTTTCCGCCCCGGTTCAAAAACGCCATGTATATCGCCGACTGGCAGAATGGACGCATCCTGCTCGTGGACCTGATTCCTGCGGGAGCCAGTTATCAGTGTCAGTATGAAGTCTTTCTGGAAGGGGGGCCGCTGAATGTGTGTGACATGCAGTTCGGTCCTGATGGTGCGCTGTATTTCATCACCGGTGGTCGCGGCTCACAATCGGGCCTGTATCGCGTGACTCCGCGAGCCGATCAGAGTCCGACTTCCCAGGCTCCTGAAATCAGTGCGCAGGACCGTCAGCAGGGAGAAACCGCGCGGCAGTTGAGGCGGAACCTCGAACCATATCTCAACTCACCTGTGCCTGAGATCGACGTGCTCTGGACACACTTGAGCAGTGATGACCGCTGGCTGCGTTTCACCGCCCGCAAGGCACTGGAAAACCAGGATGTCTCCCGCTGGCGTGAACGGGCCCTTTCAGAGACGAAGCCGGTTGCAGCGATCGAGGCGTTGATTGCCCTGTGTCATCAGGGAACCCCTCAAGATCGAGACGCAGTCCTGACAGCGCTGAACCGGATCGAGATCAGCGCGCTATCGCAGGAACAGTTACTGGCGTTACTGCGTGCTTATGAACTCAGTTGTATTCGACTTGGTAAACCGACGTCAGCCCAGGCGGCGACAATCAGAGAGCGACTGAGCCCCCTGTTTCCGCATGCGACCAGCAGCGCGAATCACATGTTGTGCGAACTGCTGGTCTATCTGAACGATGAATCGGTCGTTCCCCGAGCCATGACGCTGCTCGCTGATACATCGCCCCAGGAAGATCAGATCCGCACCGCCCGTGCCTTGACTCAGGCCTCCCGCGGCTGGACTCCGGATACCCAGCGTCAGTTCCTCGCCTGGCTGGGGATGGCCCGCCACTTTACGGGGGGTAAGCAGTTGACCGAACGGCTCCGCGATATTCGCGTGGACTTCCTGAAGTTACTCAGCGACACACAACAGCAGGAGTTCAGGGAGGAGATCGCGGCCCTCGACAAACCGCTGGAAGTGGAAGAGGTGGTTCCCGCGCGGCCCGTGGTGAAAGACTGGCAACTGACCGATCTCGAACCGCATCTGGTTTCAGTGACACAGAACCGTTCCTTCAAAAACGCGCGACAGGCGTTGCTGGCGGCAAACTGTCTCAAGTGTCATCGTATCGGCTCTACGGGAGCGCAGATCGGCCCGGATCTGTCGAATGTTGGCAAACGCTTTGACAGCCGGGCGATTCTCGAATCGATCATTGAACCGTCCAAAGTGATGGATCCGAAATACCTTTATACTGTCTACGTCCTCAGCAGCGGCAAGATCGTGACCGGCAGACCGGTGGGGGTCAGCAAGACAACCATCACTGTTGAAACCGATCCGATTCGTCAGACCACGGTGCCGGTGCTCCGCGAGGAAATCGAGGAAGCCGTCCTTTCGAAAACGTCGCCGATGCCCGCCAGCCTGATCAATGTGCTCACACAGGAAGACATTCTGGATCTGCTGGCCTACCTCAAGGCGGGCGGCGATCCCGGGGCTGCCGCGTTTCAACAGTCGAATTGA
- a CDS encoding family 10 glycosylhydrolase: MHRIAPWMLCSFSCLLLQNVTLRAAEPEPQPRPHIEIRGIYGGAPTQLLEQNRSLPELGVNAIFMGSGSLSTEKIAELKRQGAKVFAEFNTLHVAGYLKEHPDAAPIGVDGKVSPPPHGWQGICPTHPGYRKYRMEEFRRVLKEYEIDGIWLDYHHSHASWERAEPDMPDTCFCERCLKQYQQDTKTSLPEAPTAELSQLLLGEQKAKWTQWRCDVFTDWVREFHSIIKETRPKALLGTFHCPWTDTEFDGALKNKLAIDLKAQAQYIDVFSIMPYHARFNHPQDPAWISRQTAWLGKYLGIKGQPGERHKIWPIVQLSDWGETVPVKQVTPVLDHGTRPPATGVMVFRWGSLHPQTDKVEAMIEYYRAIRP, translated from the coding sequence ATGCACCGCATTGCTCCCTGGATGCTCTGCTCCTTCTCTTGTCTGCTCCTGCAGAATGTCACTCTCCGCGCAGCGGAACCGGAGCCACAACCCCGTCCGCACATCGAGATCCGCGGGATCTACGGCGGTGCGCCGACACAGTTACTGGAACAGAACCGCAGCCTGCCTGAACTGGGCGTGAATGCGATTTTCATGGGCTCAGGCAGTCTTTCAACAGAAAAGATCGCGGAACTCAAGCGACAGGGAGCCAAGGTCTTTGCCGAGTTCAACACGCTGCATGTCGCCGGCTATCTCAAGGAGCATCCGGATGCGGCTCCGATCGGTGTGGATGGGAAGGTCTCACCTCCCCCGCATGGCTGGCAGGGCATCTGTCCGACTCATCCCGGCTATCGGAAATATCGGATGGAGGAATTTCGTCGCGTGCTCAAAGAGTATGAGATTGATGGCATCTGGCTCGATTATCATCACAGCCATGCCAGCTGGGAGCGGGCCGAGCCGGACATGCCGGACACCTGTTTCTGTGAACGTTGTCTGAAACAGTATCAACAGGATACGAAAACCAGCCTACCCGAGGCACCGACGGCCGAACTTTCGCAACTGCTGCTGGGAGAACAGAAAGCGAAGTGGACACAGTGGCGATGTGACGTCTTCACCGACTGGGTCCGCGAGTTTCATTCGATTATCAAGGAGACACGACCGAAAGCACTGCTGGGCACATTCCATTGCCCATGGACCGACACCGAATTCGACGGGGCGCTGAAAAACAAGCTGGCCATCGATCTCAAGGCCCAGGCGCAGTACATCGATGTTTTCAGCATCATGCCTTACCATGCCCGCTTCAATCATCCCCAGGACCCGGCCTGGATTTCACGACAGACGGCCTGGCTGGGAAAGTACCTCGGTATCAAGGGGCAGCCTGGCGAGCGGCACAAGATCTGGCCCATCGTGCAGCTCTCGGACTGGGGAGAAACAGTGCCCGTCAAACAGGTGACGCCGGTCCTCGACCATGGGACGCGTCCTCCGGCGACCGGGGTGATGGTCTTCCGCTGGGGTTCCCTGCATCCCCAGACCGACAAGGTGGAGGCGATGATCGAATACTATCGCGCCATTCGGCCGTGA
- the yaaA gene encoding peroxide stress protein YaaA gives MLTVLSPAKSLNLDPQKQTSKYSTPEFLEEAETLVNKLKRMSRKALGELMSISDDLSELNRGRFNEWSRPFTTKNAKQAVLTFNGDVYQGLNASQFKARDLAYAQDHLRILSGLYGVLRPLDLMQAYRLEMGTSLKTRQGNSLYDFWGDKITESLKADLDKQKQRALVNLASNEYFKSVKPKQLGCPVITPVFKEIKDGKSRTIALFAKQARGRMAAWMIQNRIDAPADLTGFNLDGYEYQPDESTDSKLTFSRPQPPPVGKK, from the coding sequence ATGCTGACAGTACTTTCTCCGGCCAAATCACTGAACCTGGATCCTCAGAAACAGACCTCGAAATATTCGACTCCCGAATTCCTCGAGGAGGCAGAAACGCTCGTCAATAAACTGAAGCGGATGTCGCGGAAAGCGCTGGGCGAACTGATGAGCATCAGTGACGATCTGTCCGAATTGAATCGTGGCCGTTTCAATGAATGGTCGCGTCCCTTCACAACGAAGAATGCCAAGCAGGCCGTGCTGACGTTTAACGGGGATGTTTACCAGGGATTGAATGCCAGTCAGTTCAAGGCACGCGACCTGGCGTATGCCCAGGATCATCTGCGAATCCTGTCCGGTCTGTATGGCGTGCTGCGTCCGCTCGATCTGATGCAGGCGTATCGGCTGGAAATGGGAACCAGTCTCAAGACACGGCAGGGAAACTCGCTGTACGATTTCTGGGGCGATAAAATCACCGAGTCGCTCAAGGCGGATCTCGACAAACAGAAACAGCGGGCCTTGGTGAATCTCGCTTCGAATGAATACTTCAAATCGGTGAAACCGAAACAGCTGGGATGCCCGGTGATTACGCCGGTCTTCAAGGAAATCAAGGATGGCAAATCGCGGACGATCGCCCTGTTCGCGAAGCAGGCCCGCGGTCGGATGGCGGCCTGGATGATACAGAACCGCATCGATGCCCCCGCTGACCTGACCGGTTTCAACCTGGATGGTTACGAGTACCAGCCCGATGAATCGACTGACAGCAAACTGACCTTTTCCCGCCCGCAACCACCGCCGGTCGGAAAAAAATAA
- a CDS encoding methyltransferase: MTEQALHQQLDQMITGYWTSQAIYAAAKLGIADLLVDQPQTAAQLASATDTNAGALYRVLRALASIGIFEENEQQEFALTPMAEFLRSDVPGSKRALAMMSGDEQFQCWSEIMYSVQTGKTSFDKVFGQPIFEYLSQHEDKGQIFDQAMMGIHGRETGEIMQAYDFSGIQTLVDVGGGNGSNIAHILQQYPEMQGILFDLPHVVERAQQHIEAAGLSERCEIVGGNFFEVVPTNADAWFMRHIIHDWDDEKSLTILKNCHTAMPADAKLLVVESVIPAGNEPFAGKFLDLVMLMIPGGKERTAEEYRSLFAEAGFELTRIIPTESELSIIECVKQ; the protein is encoded by the coding sequence ATGACGGAGCAGGCACTGCATCAGCAACTGGACCAGATGATTACCGGCTACTGGACATCGCAGGCGATTTATGCGGCGGCGAAACTGGGAATCGCTGACCTGCTGGTCGACCAGCCCCAGACCGCGGCCCAACTCGCGTCCGCTACTGACACGAATGCAGGCGCCCTGTATCGGGTGTTGCGAGCACTGGCCAGCATCGGGATCTTTGAGGAAAACGAGCAGCAGGAATTTGCTTTGACGCCGATGGCGGAATTTCTGCGGAGCGATGTCCCCGGTTCCAAGCGGGCGCTGGCGATGATGTCGGGCGATGAGCAGTTCCAGTGCTGGAGCGAGATCATGTACAGCGTGCAGACCGGAAAGACCTCGTTCGATAAGGTCTTCGGTCAGCCGATCTTCGAATACCTGTCTCAGCATGAAGACAAAGGCCAGATTTTCGACCAGGCGATGATGGGCATTCACGGCCGGGAAACCGGAGAGATCATGCAGGCCTACGATTTCTCAGGCATTCAGACCCTGGTTGACGTGGGCGGCGGAAACGGTTCGAACATTGCCCACATTCTGCAGCAGTACCCCGAGATGCAGGGGATTCTGTTCGACCTGCCTCACGTTGTCGAACGGGCTCAACAACACATTGAGGCTGCGGGACTGAGTGAGCGGTGCGAAATTGTGGGAGGCAACTTCTTTGAAGTGGTGCCCACGAACGCGGATGCCTGGTTCATGCGGCACATCATTCATGACTGGGACGATGAAAAGTCGCTCACGATTCTCAAAAACTGTCACACCGCGATGCCTGCAGACGCTAAACTGCTGGTTGTGGAAAGTGTGATCCCGGCAGGCAACGAACCGTTCGCCGGCAAGTTTCTGGACCTGGTGATGCTGATGATCCCCGGCGGCAAGGAACGGACGGCCGAAGAGTATCGCAGCCTGTTCGCCGAGGCAGGCTTTGAGCTGACGCGCATTATCCCGACGGAATCCGAGCTGAGTATTATCGAATGTGTTAAGCAGTAG
- a CDS encoding methyltransferase gives MTDEPHAQQLERMITGYCISQSIYAAAKLEIADQLTAGPRTAAQLAEATQTDADSLYRLLRALASVGIFAENEQGAFSLTPLAEPLRSDHPESKQACAIMNGEDQFRPWCEIIYSLQTGKPAYDKIWGKSVFEFLAEHPEQAQIFDRAMTGIHGRGNDSILDAYDLTDTRVLADVGGGNGLHLAGILQANPHLHGLLFDVPHVVERAQSQIDQAGLSDRCQLVGGDFFQSLPQGPDAILLRHIIHDWNDEQSLRILRNCHTALPDGGKLLILESVIQPGNAAFWGKFVDLIMLLVTGGRERTAKEFRLLYERAGFELTRIVPTSSDLSIVEGVKR, from the coding sequence ATGACCGACGAACCTCATGCGCAACAACTGGAGCGGATGATAACCGGCTATTGTATTTCACAGAGCATTTATGCCGCCGCCAAACTGGAAATCGCCGATCAGTTGACTGCGGGCCCCCGGACCGCGGCACAACTGGCGGAAGCGACGCAGACCGATGCGGACTCGCTGTACCGCCTGCTCCGCGCCCTGGCCAGTGTGGGGATCTTTGCGGAAAACGAACAGGGAGCCTTCTCCCTCACGCCACTGGCGGAGCCGCTGCGCAGCGATCATCCGGAATCCAAACAGGCCTGCGCGATCATGAATGGCGAAGACCAGTTCCGGCCCTGGTGCGAAATCATTTACAGCCTGCAGACCGGGAAACCGGCTTACGACAAGATCTGGGGAAAATCGGTGTTTGAGTTTCTGGCCGAACATCCGGAGCAGGCGCAGATCTTCGACCGGGCGATGACCGGCATCCACGGTCGCGGGAACGATTCGATCCTGGATGCTTATGATCTTACTGATACCCGGGTCCTGGCGGATGTCGGCGGGGGCAATGGCTTGCACCTCGCTGGAATTCTGCAGGCGAACCCTCATCTGCACGGCCTGCTGTTCGATGTGCCGCATGTCGTCGAACGGGCCCAGTCCCAGATCGACCAGGCCGGTTTGTCCGATCGCTGCCAGCTGGTCGGTGGAGACTTTTTCCAGTCACTGCCCCAGGGACCGGATGCGATTCTCCTGCGGCACATCATTCACGACTGGAACGACGAGCAATCACTGCGCATTCTCAGGAACTGTCATACGGCCCTGCCGGACGGGGGCAAGCTGTTGATCCTGGAGAGTGTCATTCAGCCGGGTAATGCGGCCTTCTGGGGGAAGTTCGTGGACCTGATCATGCTGCTGGTGACGGGGGGCAGAGAACGGACGGCCAAGGAATTCCGTCTGCTCTATGAGCGGGCCGGCTTTGAACTGACGCGGATTGTTCCTACCTCGTCCGATCTCTCGATTGTGGAAGGCGTCAAACGCTGA